From Flavobacterium sp. 102, a single genomic window includes:
- the era gene encoding GTPase Era — translation MSHKAGFVNIIGNPNVGKSTLMNAFVGERLSIITSKAQTTRHRILGIVNGEDFQVVLSDTPGIIKPAYEMQKSMMDFVKSAFEDADVLIYMVEIGEKELKDEDFFNKIIHSKIPVLLLLNKIDKSNQEELEEQIELWKAKVPNAEIFPISALENFNVKEVFARILDLLPVSPPYYPKDALTDKPERFFVNETIREKILMNYDKEIPYAVEIETEEFLEDEKIIRIRSVIMVERDTQKGIIIGHKGAALKKVGMQSREDLEKFFGKQIHIELYVKVNKDWRSNAYQLRRFGYNQK, via the coding sequence ATGTCACATAAAGCCGGATTCGTTAATATAATCGGTAACCCAAACGTTGGAAAATCAACCTTAATGAATGCTTTTGTTGGGGAAAGATTATCCATCATTACTTCTAAAGCTCAAACTACACGTCACAGGATTTTAGGTATCGTTAACGGAGAAGATTTTCAAGTGGTGCTTTCAGATACTCCCGGAATTATCAAACCGGCTTATGAAATGCAGAAATCCATGATGGACTTTGTGAAATCGGCTTTCGAAGATGCTGATGTGTTGATTTACATGGTCGAAATAGGCGAGAAGGAATTAAAAGATGAAGACTTTTTTAATAAAATAATTCATTCTAAAATTCCGGTGTTGTTGCTGTTGAATAAAATCGACAAATCCAACCAAGAAGAATTAGAAGAGCAAATTGAGTTGTGGAAAGCCAAAGTGCCTAATGCAGAAATCTTTCCAATCTCTGCTTTAGAAAATTTTAATGTTAAAGAAGTATTCGCCAGAATTTTGGACTTGCTTCCGGTGTCGCCACCGTATTACCCTAAAGATGCTTTGACGGACAAGCCGGAACGTTTCTTTGTAAACGAAACCATTCGTGAGAAAATCTTAATGAACTACGACAAAGAAATTCCATACGCAGTAGAAATCGAAACCGAAGAATTCTTAGAAGATGAAAAAATCATCCGAATTCGCTCCGTAATTATGGTGGAACGCGATACTCAAAAAGGAATTATCATTGGTCACAAAGGCGCTGCTTTAAAGAAAGTCGGTATGCAATCTCGTGAAGATTTAGAGAAGTTCTTCGGCAAGCAAATTCATATCGAATTGTATGTAAAAGTCAACAAAGACTGGAGAAGCAATGCGTATCAGTTGCGTCGTTTTGGGTACAACCAAAAATAA